A window of Mucilaginibacter sp. PAMC 26640 contains these coding sequences:
- a CDS encoding thiol reductase thioredoxin, with protein sequence MANFQDIIASDKPVLVDFSAEWCGPCKMMPPILKQVKDALGDKVTIIKIDIDKNPAAASAYKVQSVPTLMVFQNGQSKWRQSGVIQAGQLQQVIQQYIK encoded by the coding sequence ATGGCAAACTTTCAGGATATCATCGCATCAGACAAACCAGTTCTTGTTGACTTTAGCGCCGAATGGTGCGGCCCATGTAAAATGATGCCACCGATTTTAAAACAGGTAAAAGATGCTCTTGGCGATAAGGTGACAATTATTAAAATTGATATTGATAAAAACCCGGCTGCCGCCAGTGCGTACAAGGTGCAAAGCGTGCCTACGCTGATGGTTTTCCAAAATGGGCAAAGCAAGTGGCGCCAGAGTGGGGTGATCCAGGCAGGCCAATTGCAGCAGGTAATTCAGCAGTACATAAAGTAA
- a CDS encoding elongation factor P, with the protein MAKASEIKVGNILRFNGELVTVTEVLHRTPGKGGAFYLDKFKNIKTGRIVEARLATDEQVEICRVETNDFQYLYEDGDYMVIMDNTSFDQHNIPKALFGPAVKFLKEGMSVIVSFESEEPIMATAPNFVELEITYSEPAVKGDTSSGALKSATTENGVEIKVPLFVNQGDRVKVDTRTGEYVERVK; encoded by the coding sequence ATGGCAAAGGCATCTGAAATTAAAGTAGGAAATATTTTACGCTTTAACGGCGAACTGGTAACCGTAACAGAAGTATTGCACCGTACCCCGGGTAAGGGCGGCGCTTTTTATTTAGATAAATTTAAGAATATTAAAACCGGCAGGATCGTAGAGGCTCGTTTGGCAACCGACGAGCAGGTTGAAATTTGCCGCGTGGAAACTAACGATTTTCAATACCTGTATGAAGACGGTGATTACATGGTGATCATGGATAACACCAGTTTCGACCAGCATAACATTCCTAAAGCATTGTTTGGCCCGGCTGTTAAATTCCTTAAAGAGGGGATGAGCGTCATCGTTTCTTTTGAAAGCGAAGAGCCAATAATGGCGACCGCTCCAAATTTTGTTGAGCTGGAAATCACTTATTCCGAACCGGCTGTTAAAGGCGATACCTCTTCAGGTGCGCTAAAATCGGCGACTACAGAGAACGGCGTAGAAATTAAGGTTCCTCTTTTTGTAAACCAGGGCGACCGTGTAAAAGTTGATACCCGCACAGGTGAATACGTGGAGCGTGTGAAATAA
- a CDS encoding Crp/Fnr family transcriptional regulator, protein MEEILRNQIEKIVKLTDEEFRFVLSHFDIRSYKKHQYVQQAGNSAPNDHFVVKGLLRSFFTEESGKVHILQFTMEDWWISDPQAYHNAQAATLNIDCLEDTQLYTISLAKREQLCAELRKMEYFFRKKTQAGYIALQKRIQSLMSQSAKDRYDQFLSLYPQLSQRLPKALIASYLGISRETLSRMADH, encoded by the coding sequence GTGGAAGAGATTCTGAGGAACCAGATAGAGAAAATTGTTAAGCTAACCGATGAAGAGTTTAGGTTTGTGCTGTCTCACTTCGATATCAGGTCGTATAAAAAACACCAGTATGTGCAACAGGCGGGCAATTCAGCGCCAAATGATCACTTTGTGGTGAAAGGGCTGTTGCGATCTTTTTTTACAGAGGAAAGCGGCAAAGTACATATTTTACAGTTTACTATGGAAGACTGGTGGATCTCCGATCCGCAGGCTTATCACAATGCGCAGGCGGCAACGCTAAATATTGATTGCCTGGAAGATACCCAGTTATATACCATTTCATTAGCAAAGCGGGAGCAGCTTTGTGCTGAACTTCGAAAAATGGAATACTTTTTCCGCAAAAAAACGCAGGCGGGTTATATCGCCCTGCAAAAACGGATTCAGTCGTTAATGAGCCAAAGCGCAAAAGATCGTTACGATCAGTTCCTTTCGCTTTATCCGCAACTTTCACAGCGTTTGCCTAAAGCGCTTATCGCCTCCTATTTAGGTATCTCCCGCGAAACACTCAGTCGCATGGCCGACCATTGA
- a CDS encoding NAD-dependent dehydratase: protein MNKIALVVGASGITGSNLANELLANGWTTYGLARKPNMEINGLLPVSADLLSTESLTKALADIAPTHVYITSWMRNDTEAENIRVNSLMVRNLLDVLSVKKSVQHVALVTGLKHYLGPFEAYAKEGFLPETPLREEHPRLDIENFYYAQEDEVYAAAARDGFTWSIHRPHTVIGKAVGNMMNLGTTLAVYATICKETGRPFIYPGSAAQWNGLSDVTDARVLAKQLLWASTTDAGRNEAFNIVNGDVFRWSWLWKQIADYFGVEASGFDGNIHPLEAEMANDAPVWKDIAERYHLKEHDLSRLASAWHTDLDLGRPIEVMTDMSKSRKLGFAVYQKTSDSFFDLFDQLKAEQLIP from the coding sequence ATGAATAAAATAGCATTAGTAGTAGGCGCAAGCGGTATCACCGGCAGTAATCTGGCGAATGAATTACTAGCCAACGGATGGACTACCTACGGGCTAGCCCGTAAACCGAATATGGAAATTAACGGCCTTTTGCCGGTTTCTGCTGATCTTTTAAGCACAGAGAGCCTAACCAAGGCATTGGCAGATATTGCCCCCACCCATGTTTACATCACCAGTTGGATGCGGAATGACACAGAGGCGGAGAACATCCGTGTGAACAGCCTGATGGTGCGCAACCTGCTGGACGTGTTATCGGTAAAAAAATCCGTGCAGCATGTGGCACTGGTAACAGGGCTTAAACACTATCTCGGCCCATTTGAGGCTTACGCCAAAGAAGGTTTTTTACCAGAAACCCCGTTAAGAGAAGAACATCCCCGCCTGGACATAGAAAACTTTTACTATGCGCAGGAAGACGAAGTATATGCCGCCGCCGCTCGCGATGGCTTTACCTGGAGCATTCACCGTCCGCATACCGTTATCGGTAAGGCAGTGGGCAATATGATGAACCTGGGCACCACGCTGGCTGTATATGCCACTATTTGTAAAGAAACTGGTCGTCCGTTTATCTATCCGGGTTCTGCTGCACAATGGAACGGCTTATCTGATGTAACCGACGCAAGGGTGCTGGCCAAGCAATTGCTTTGGGCATCAACCACAGATGCGGGTCGCAACGAAGCCTTTAATATCGTCAACGGCGATGTATTCCGCTGGAGCTGGTTATGGAAACAAATAGCAGATTATTTTGGTGTAGAGGCTTCCGGCTTCGATGGTAACATTCACCCGCTGGAAGCAGAAATGGCTAATGATGCACCGGTTTGGAAAGATATTGCCGAGCGCTACCATTTAAAAGAACATGATCTGAGCCGCCTTGCATCCGCCTGGCACACTGATCTTGACCTGGGGAGGCCGATAGAAGTAATGACAGATATGTCTAAAAGCCGCAAACTGGGTTTTGCCGTTTACCAAAAAACCAGCGACTCGTTTTTTGATCTGTTTGACCAGTTAAAAGCTGAGCAGCTGATTCCGTAA
- a CDS encoding 1,4-beta-xylanase yields the protein MKSLLVTFGLFYGFAAGAQTVIPLWKEGAPGFESRRNEPEQAKDYWVKNIHNPSLTVYSPPAGKANGAAVIICPGGGHRLLVYNAEGVAPAKFYNDLGITVFILKYRLGRDTLSPYKIEVHAKQDGYRALRLVRSRAAEFGIDPNRIGLMGFSAGGEVVDMIAFGGYEGNSQSVDPIDRVNAKPNFIVQVYPGPSYVPERIAPDAPPAFLVAANDDACCSLPLIQLLQRYRDAKVPVEMHLYAQGDHAFNMGTNRKLKSINHWPDRLADWLEDSHILQPAKDLKKVLH from the coding sequence ATTAAATCGCTTCTGGTAACATTTGGGCTATTTTACGGCTTTGCAGCCGGAGCGCAGACTGTTATTCCTCTTTGGAAGGAAGGTGCGCCAGGTTTTGAAAGCCGCCGCAATGAACCCGAGCAGGCCAAAGACTATTGGGTAAAAAACATCCATAACCCCTCCCTTACTGTCTATAGCCCTCCTGCGGGTAAAGCTAATGGCGCGGCAGTGATTATCTGCCCTGGCGGTGGTCATCGATTATTAGTTTATAATGCTGAAGGTGTCGCGCCGGCTAAGTTTTACAACGATTTAGGCATTACCGTTTTCATCTTGAAATATCGATTGGGCCGCGACACGTTATCTCCTTACAAAATAGAAGTCCATGCCAAGCAGGATGGCTACCGGGCCTTGCGCCTGGTTCGCAGCCGGGCGGCTGAATTTGGCATCGACCCAAACCGAATTGGACTGATGGGTTTTTCTGCAGGTGGCGAAGTGGTAGATATGATTGCATTTGGCGGCTACGAGGGCAACTCTCAATCCGTCGACCCAATAGACCGTGTAAACGCTAAGCCTAACTTTATTGTGCAAGTGTATCCTGGCCCTTCCTATGTGCCGGAACGGATTGCGCCAGATGCCCCGCCTGCATTTTTAGTGGCGGCGAATGACGATGCCTGCTGTTCACTACCGCTTATCCAATTATTGCAACGCTACCGCGATGCCAAAGTGCCTGTAGAGATGCACTTATACGCTCAAGGTGATCATGCCTTTAACATGGGCACCAACCGAAAGCTAAAATCTATCAACCACTGGCCGGATCGTTTGGCCGATTGGCTGGAAGACAGCCATATTCTTCAGCCCGCAAAAGATTTAAAGAAAGTACTTCATTAA
- a CDS encoding MBL fold metallo-hydrolase: MSLSGSHKSGSKFINTIPTESAGFGKFVPILKEYINNKAENTPKIPLGPFKTDVSVYDTPPASGLRVTWVGHSSLLIEVDGIRILTDPVWSQRVSFSQAFGPKRFFQPPITLAELPKLDVIISSHDHYDHLDEATIKFFADKHVPFICSLGVARYLKSWGIAGNYIHEVDWGDSVMIGNCNITAAPARHFSGRGIINRDETLWSSFVIKGPKHNIYFGADSGYSPDFKEIGNTYGPFDLTMLEIGAYGQHWADIHMGPDNASNAHLDLRGNIMMGIHWGTFNLAPHAWFEPAERLVNASKDKNIKLLLPEPGKPTEVTGPLVSAWWKNFMSQ; the protein is encoded by the coding sequence ATGAGTTTATCCGGATCACACAAATCGGGCAGCAAGTTTATCAATACCATACCAACCGAATCCGCCGGATTTGGAAAGTTTGTGCCTATCCTAAAAGAATACATCAATAATAAGGCAGAGAATACGCCAAAAATTCCGCTTGGCCCTTTTAAAACAGATGTATCTGTTTACGATACGCCTCCTGCCAGCGGTTTGCGGGTTACCTGGGTGGGGCATTCCAGTTTGTTGATTGAAGTTGATGGCATCCGTATTCTTACCGATCCGGTATGGAGCCAGCGTGTGTCATTTTCCCAGGCATTTGGGCCTAAGCGCTTCTTTCAGCCACCTATTACCCTGGCCGAACTCCCCAAACTGGATGTGATCATTTCCTCTCACGATCATTATGATCACCTGGACGAAGCTACGATCAAGTTCTTTGCCGATAAGCATGTCCCCTTTATTTGTTCTTTGGGCGTTGCCCGGTACCTCAAAAGCTGGGGCATTGCAGGTAACTATATACATGAAGTAGACTGGGGCGACAGCGTGATGATAGGCAATTGTAATATCACCGCTGCACCGGCAAGGCATTTTTCGGGGCGGGGCATCATCAACCGGGATGAAACTTTATGGTCGTCATTTGTAATTAAAGGGCCAAAGCATAATATTTATTTCGGTGCAGATTCCGGCTACTCCCCCGATTTTAAGGAGATCGGGAATACCTACGGCCCTTTTGATTTAACCATGCTGGAAATTGGTGCGTATGGACAGCACTGGGCGGATATCCACATGGGGCCCGATAATGCATCCAACGCCCATCTGGACCTGCGGGGCAACATAATGATGGGTATCCATTGGGGTACTTTTAACCTGGCTCCGCACGCCTGGTTTGAGCCGGCAGAAAGACTGGTAAATGCTAGCAAAGACAAAAATATTAAGCTACTTTTACCAGAACCAGGTAAACCAACAGAAGTAACAGGCCCGCTTGTTTCAGCGTGGTGGAAAAATTTCATGTCTCAGTAA
- a CDS encoding hydrolase, with the protein MIRKNYYTIPGAKGRAMLADVTFDDTNSSAPLVIFAHGIRGFKDWGTHNLVARYFAENGFRFLKFNFSHNGTTTVSPLDFTDLIAFSDNTFSFELEDLNAVIDFTCGGSYIPAVRSVFLIGHSMGGGISIIKTAEDRRITKLVTMAAISSFYNLWPKQAEEQWKLQGVMYLPNSRTGQNMPYKVSLLNDLENNPERLDIAAKAATISQPWLIVHGDGDTSVPLSHAEDLHKAQPNAGLTVIEGADHVFNATHPYLPNTLPATLLQFCDASIEFLLK; encoded by the coding sequence ATGATCCGCAAAAACTACTATACCATCCCGGGTGCCAAAGGCAGGGCCATGTTGGCCGATGTTACTTTCGACGACACCAACTCTAGCGCCCCGCTGGTAATATTCGCCCATGGTATCCGGGGGTTTAAGGATTGGGGCACGCACAACCTGGTAGCCCGATACTTTGCCGAAAATGGCTTTCGGTTCCTCAAATTTAATTTTTCGCATAATGGCACCACAACTGTAAGCCCACTGGACTTTACCGACCTGATCGCCTTTAGTGACAACACTTTTAGTTTTGAGCTGGAGGATTTAAATGCAGTAATTGATTTTACCTGCGGCGGATCATATATCCCTGCAGTACGTAGTGTTTTCCTTATTGGCCACAGCATGGGCGGCGGTATTAGTATCATTAAAACAGCCGAAGATAGACGTATAACTAAACTGGTTACGATGGCTGCAATTTCCAGCTTTTATAACCTATGGCCAAAACAAGCCGAAGAGCAATGGAAGTTACAGGGCGTAATGTACCTGCCCAACTCGCGCACGGGTCAAAACATGCCATACAAAGTTAGCCTGTTAAACGATCTGGAGAATAACCCGGAACGTTTGGATATTGCTGCCAAAGCTGCCACAATAAGCCAGCCCTGGCTCATTGTACATGGCGACGGTGATACCAGCGTACCCTTAAGCCACGCCGAAGATCTGCATAAAGCACAGCCAAATGCCGGGTTGACTGTAATAGAAGGGGCCGACCATGTTTTTAATGCAACACATCCCTACCTGCCGAATACACTTCCTGCCACACTATTGCAATTTTGCGATGCAAGTATTGAATTCCTACTGAAATAA
- a CDS encoding carbon-nitrogen hydrolase encodes MDLQSIELRNLDVQDYQELKKSMKSAYIDMDEDYWDAASIKKLIKLFPEGQICVTVNDVVVGCALSIIVDYSKFGDTHTYKQITGDSTFKTHTDKGDVLYGIDIFVHPKYRGLRLARRLYEARKSLCENLNLKSIIAGGRIPNYQKFQNDLTPKQYIDKVKYKEIYDPTLSFQLANDFHVRKILRNYLPEDSRSKGFATLIEWNNVYFEEPTTAINHKTVVRIGLVQWQMRPYSNISELMKHAEYFVDAVSDYQSDFILFPELFNTPLMADYNHLDSAKAMRELAQYTQPLVEAFAKLAVSYNVNIIAGSMPKIEDDSMYNVSYLFRRNGSMEETTKIHPTPSEINSWGMRGGNEVIAFDTDAGKIGILICYDVEFPELSRILASQDMQILFVPFLTDTQNGYNRVKFCAQARAVENECYVAIAGCVGNLPNVNNMGISYAQSAVFTPSDFGFPTNGIQSEATPNSEMIVIADVDLSILNELHEYGSVQNLKDRRTDLYNISFNGKKI; translated from the coding sequence ATGGATTTGCAAAGTATTGAACTACGTAATCTCGATGTACAGGATTATCAGGAATTAAAAAAATCGATGAAATCGGCCTACATCGATATGGATGAGGATTACTGGGATGCCGCGTCTATTAAAAAACTGATCAAACTATTTCCCGAAGGGCAAATTTGTGTTACTGTAAATGATGTAGTGGTAGGCTGTGCGCTTTCCATCATAGTGGACTATTCCAAATTTGGCGATACCCATACCTACAAACAAATTACCGGCGACAGTACCTTTAAAACACATACAGATAAAGGTGATGTGTTGTATGGTATAGATATTTTTGTGCATCCTAAATATAGAGGATTGCGCCTTGCCCGCCGTTTGTATGAGGCCCGTAAATCACTATGTGAAAACCTCAACTTAAAAAGTATTATTGCAGGTGGCCGAATACCCAATTACCAAAAGTTTCAAAATGATCTTACGCCAAAACAATATATCGACAAGGTAAAATACAAAGAGATCTATGATCCTACCTTGTCATTCCAATTGGCAAATGACTTCCATGTGCGCAAAATTTTGCGTAATTACCTCCCGGAAGATAGCCGCAGTAAAGGATTTGCTACACTGATAGAATGGAACAATGTTTATTTTGAAGAACCAACTACGGCAATTAATCATAAAACGGTTGTGCGGATAGGCCTGGTGCAATGGCAAATGCGCCCGTACAGTAACATTAGCGAGCTGATGAAGCATGCTGAATACTTTGTGGATGCGGTGAGTGATTACCAATCGGATTTCATCCTGTTTCCGGAATTATTCAACACACCGTTGATGGCGGACTATAATCACCTTGATTCGGCCAAGGCAATGCGCGAACTGGCGCAGTACACGCAGCCGCTTGTAGAGGCTTTTGCAAAACTAGCCGTATCCTACAATGTTAATATCATTGCGGGAAGCATGCCCAAGATCGAAGATGATTCGATGTACAACGTATCTTACCTCTTCAGGCGGAACGGCAGTATGGAAGAAACCACTAAGATCCACCCCACCCCTTCCGAAATTAATTCCTGGGGGATGCGCGGCGGAAACGAAGTGATCGCATTTGATACTGATGCAGGTAAGATAGGCATCCTCATTTGCTATGATGTCGAGTTTCCGGAATTATCGCGAATACTGGCCAGCCAGGATATGCAAATTCTTTTTGTCCCTTTCCTTACCGATACCCAAAATGGTTATAACCGGGTTAAGTTTTGCGCCCAGGCACGCGCTGTAGAGAACGAATGTTACGTAGCTATTGCAGGTTGCGTTGGCAATTTGCCCAATGTAAACAACATGGGTATTTCTTATGCACAATCGGCGGTGTTCACGCCATCGGATTTTGGATTTCCTACCAATGGGATCCAATCTGAAGCTACACCGAACAGCGAGATGATCGTAATAGCAGATGTTGATCTTTCCATATTAAACGAATTGCACGAATACGGTAGTGTACAGAATCTGAAAGACAGGCGGACGGACTTGTACAATATCAGCTTTAACGGGAAGAAAATATAA
- a CDS encoding DoxX family protein → MQTFKKISLIILIIGYTLAGINHFRSPDSYIHIIPAYLPFPVVLNIMAGFFEIAFALLLISPRTRKVGAYGIILMLIAFIPVHTQMVADAPFLLGKLMVTPLIAWIRLIVLQPLLIFWAWWHRK, encoded by the coding sequence ATGCAAACATTTAAAAAAATCAGCCTGATAATTCTAATCATTGGCTACACGCTTGCAGGTATTAACCACTTTCGCAGTCCGGATTCTTACATCCACATCATACCTGCTTACCTGCCTTTTCCTGTGGTCTTAAACATAATGGCCGGATTTTTCGAGATTGCATTTGCATTATTATTAATAAGTCCGCGAACCCGGAAGGTTGGCGCTTACGGAATTATTCTGATGCTGATCGCTTTCATCCCGGTTCATACCCAAATGGTTGCAGATGCACCATTCCTTTTAGGTAAACTAATGGTTACACCATTAATCGCCTGGATCCGGCTGATCGTACTTCAGCCATTATTGATCTTCTGGGCCTGGTGGCACCGTAAGTAA
- a CDS encoding glutamyl-tRNA reductase → MKYLKVIAFTHKQIELKELGKLVICQENLTDKLHEVKARFNIGEIFYLATCNRVEFVLSTPQKVDRQFAQEFIEALEIGLCSHAMGTFLDAASIYEDHAAMEHLLRTSCSLESLIVGEKEILAQLRKAYDNGREAGLTGDKLRLIMECVVKTAKEVYTYTNISKNPISVVSLAYRKLKDLKLCSNARILIIGAGETNRNISKYLQKHRFSNFSVFNRTLSKAQQLAKDLGGEAFELEDLKNYSKGFDVIITCTSAVEPIITPEIYTSLLNGETDRKTIVDLAIPNDTAAEVLEQFEVNFIEVHSLNEVAKKNLQERYHELTHAEAIIEQNISEFLVMLKQRRIELAMRQVPEKIKEIRNNAVNTVFADEVQSLDKESREILEKVMNYMEKKYISVPMIMAKDIMINSN, encoded by the coding sequence TTGAAGTATCTAAAGGTAATAGCTTTTACGCATAAACAGATTGAGCTGAAGGAATTGGGAAAGTTGGTTATATGCCAGGAAAACCTTACCGATAAGTTGCATGAAGTTAAAGCACGTTTTAACATAGGCGAAATATTTTACCTGGCTACCTGTAACCGCGTAGAATTTGTGCTAAGCACCCCTCAAAAGGTAGACAGGCAGTTTGCCCAGGAATTTATTGAGGCATTGGAAATTGGTCTTTGTTCACACGCAATGGGCACTTTTTTAGATGCTGCCTCTATCTACGAAGATCATGCTGCTATGGAGCACCTTTTACGCACTTCATGCTCGTTAGAGAGTTTGATCGTTGGCGAAAAGGAGATCCTTGCTCAATTACGCAAAGCTTACGACAACGGCCGGGAAGCCGGGCTTACCGGTGATAAACTTCGCCTCATTATGGAGTGTGTTGTAAAAACGGCCAAGGAAGTTTACACTTATACTAATATTTCAAAGAACCCAATTTCGGTTGTTTCCCTGGCTTATCGCAAATTGAAGGATTTGAAGCTTTGCTCAAACGCGCGGATCCTGATCATTGGCGCCGGAGAAACCAATAGAAATATCTCCAAGTATCTTCAAAAACATAGGTTCTCCAATTTTTCGGTTTTTAACCGCACCCTTTCTAAGGCGCAGCAATTAGCTAAAGATCTGGGAGGAGAGGCTTTTGAATTGGAAGACTTAAAGAATTATAGTAAAGGCTTTGATGTGATTATTACCTGTACCTCTGCAGTAGAACCCATCATAACCCCGGAAATTTACACCTCGTTATTAAACGGGGAAACCGACCGCAAAACCATTGTGGATTTGGCTATCCCCAATGATACGGCAGCTGAAGTGCTGGAGCAATTTGAAGTTAACTTTATTGAAGTACACTCGCTTAATGAAGTAGCCAAGAAGAACCTGCAGGAACGCTACCACGAACTTACACATGCTGAGGCTATCATTGAGCAAAACATCAGTGAGTTTTTGGTGATGCTGAAGCAACGCCGCATCGAACTAGCGATGCGCCAGGTGCCGGAGAAGATTAAAGAGATCCGTAACAATGCTGTGAATACCGTTTTTGCTGATGAAGTACAAAGCCTTGACAAGGAATCGCGTGAGATCCTGGAAAAGGTGATGAACTACATGGAGAAGAAATATATCAGTGTACCCATGATCATGGCGAAAGATATAATGATCAACAGTAACTAA
- a CDS encoding porphobilinogen deaminase yields the protein MDRKIIIGTRGSELALWQANFVKDSLEAIHISAELKIIKTQGDRILNLSFDKLEGKGFFTKELEEELLAGTIDIAVHSHKDLPTENPPGLVIAAVSEREDPAELLLILKDCVDVRQRLSVKFGGLIGTSSNRRKAQLLAVRPDLEIKELRGNVGTRIGKLRDEKYHGIMLAKAGVSRLGIDLSEFHVEELGPTEFIPAPAQGVLAIQIREKDHILYEALQDLNHPDVAAQLSVERNILKLFGGGCHLPLGVYCRKDDDKYQVFTSKAEDGEGFPDRLFIESDTLENLPQKIVAKFAKDRTFPSKVFISRDIGSGSYFRRALEKNKIEIEARSLIRTVRTITRFDSYILKHIDWVFFTSKNAVEYFFQLKPQFTKNVKFGVMGTGSEDMLRKNGYFADFVGESNDTTEVAADFAAIANGLAILFPGADNPMRSIQQGLSADTKIIDLPVYETVLEENVQQTGADILVFTSPSNVEAYFIDNLLQPQQKVIAIGKSTGKKFEEMGVSYKLPFSPDEIGLAEAVFGM from the coding sequence TTGGACAGAAAAATAATAATAGGAACGCGTGGCAGCGAATTAGCTTTATGGCAGGCCAATTTTGTAAAAGATAGCCTGGAAGCGATACACATATCCGCCGAACTTAAAATTATAAAAACACAGGGCGACCGCATCCTCAACCTCAGCTTTGATAAGCTGGAAGGCAAAGGCTTTTTTACTAAAGAGCTTGAAGAGGAACTGCTGGCCGGTACGATAGATATTGCGGTACACTCACACAAAGATCTACCTACTGAAAACCCACCCGGATTGGTAATTGCTGCGGTTTCAGAGCGGGAAGACCCTGCCGAACTGCTGCTTATCCTAAAGGATTGTGTAGATGTACGTCAGCGCTTGTCTGTTAAGTTTGGCGGCCTTATCGGTACATCATCCAATCGCCGCAAAGCTCAGCTATTAGCCGTACGGCCGGATTTGGAAATAAAGGAACTTCGTGGAAACGTAGGCACCCGGATAGGTAAGCTGCGCGATGAGAAATATCACGGGATTATGCTGGCAAAAGCCGGTGTGAGCCGACTGGGGATCGACCTGAGCGAATTCCATGTAGAAGAATTAGGGCCCACAGAATTTATCCCGGCCCCTGCACAGGGAGTGCTGGCGATACAGATTCGTGAAAAGGACCATATCCTTTACGAAGCATTGCAGGATCTTAATCATCCTGACGTAGCTGCGCAGCTTTCGGTAGAACGTAATATATTGAAGTTATTTGGAGGTGGTTGCCACCTGCCGCTTGGTGTTTACTGCCGTAAGGATGATGATAAATACCAGGTGTTTACCTCAAAAGCCGAAGACGGCGAGGGTTTTCCGGACAGGCTCTTCATTGAGTCGGATACTTTGGAAAATTTACCTCAAAAGATAGTAGCTAAGTTTGCTAAAGACAGGACGTTCCCATCTAAAGTATTTATTTCAAGGGATATCGGCTCCGGAAGCTACTTCCGCAGGGCGCTGGAAAAAAATAAGATAGAAATAGAAGCACGTTCTCTTATTCGTACCGTACGAACCATTACGCGTTTTGATAGCTATATCCTCAAACATATCGATTGGGTATTCTTCACCAGTAAAAACGCGGTTGAATACTTCTTTCAGCTTAAGCCTCAGTTTACTAAAAATGTAAAGTTTGGCGTAATGGGTACCGGCTCGGAAGACATGTTGCGTAAAAACGGCTACTTTGCCGATTTTGTTGGCGAAAGCAACGATACCACAGAGGTTGCCGCCGATTTTGCGGCTATAGCGAATGGTTTAGCGATATTATTCCCCGGAGCAGATAATCCTATGAGGAGTATACAGCAAGGTTTATCTGCTGATACTAAAATTATCGATCTGCCGGTTTACGAAACCGTGCTCGAAGAAAATGTACAGCAAACCGGTGCTGATATCCTGGTATTTACCAGCCCGAGCAACGTTGAAGCTTATTTTATAGATAATCTGCTTCAGCCGCAGCAGAAGGTCATTGCCATAGGCAAATCTACAGGTAAAAAATTCGAAGAAATGGGTGTAAGCTACAAATTGCCTTTCTCTCCGGATGAAATAGGTTTGGCAGAAGCGGTGTTTGGGATGTGA